The following coding sequences lie in one Salmo salar chromosome ssa13, Ssal_v3.1, whole genome shotgun sequence genomic window:
- the fkbpl gene encoding FK506-binding protein-like, with protein MKTSQSAETEGDKVTSWVSVCPRGLWEVCQRRKRGAEPADPSGDVYPGIGSLCRVRVQLQGEPTNVPELSLKPDLPIAVLSDAQVPPLQRSQGTMLQVPLGDWIILRLGEGQCDITEGCVEGMRAGDKCEVMLTPLTDRLREGEEEQKRAGPDQSLCITVELQSFSPGHESWQLSAGEKWGWVMSHKQRGGDRFRAGDMWGAADSYSRAIKLLITLKLHTRLEREEMTPIEEEDEETEKKDSLEGPTDRQYRSTKASLYSNLSLCQLKLGQWSRARGCASRSTLLEPQGLKAWYRLGQANLEAGELEEADRAFRKLQELQPDSPSALRGLREVGRRERETNSRLGQRLGKMFS; from the exons ATGAAGACCTCCcagtcagcagagacagaagGCGATAAGGTCACTTCCTGGGTGTCTGTGTGCCCCAGGGGCTTGTGGGAGGTTTGTCAGAGGAGGAAACGAGGGGCGGAGCCAGCTGACCCCTCTGGAGACGTCTACCCCGGGATTGGCTCTCTGTGTCGGGTCAGAGTTCAACTCCAAGGGGAACCTACAAATGTCCCGGAGCTGTCACTCAAACCTGACCTGCCAATCGCAGTCCTTTCAGATGCCCAGGTCCCACCCCTACAGCGCTCCCAGGGTACCATGCTGCAAGTCCCACTTGGTGATTGGATCATTCTGAGGCTGGGGGAGGGgcagtgtgacatcacagagggGTGTGTGGAGGGGATGAGAGCTGGAGACAAGTGTGAG GTAATGCTGACCCCACTAACAGACCGACTccgggaaggagaagaggagcagAAGAGGGCAGGCCCTGACCAGTCCCTGTGTATAACAGTAGAGCTCCAGTCCTTCTCTCCTGGCCATGAGTCCTGGCAGCTGTCAGCTGGAGAGAAGTGGGGCTGGGTGATGTCACACAagcagaggggaggggacaggttcAGGGCGGGGGACATGTGGGGGGCGGCAGACAGCTACAGCCGAGCCATCAAACTCCTCATCACCCTAAAACTACACACCCGGCTAGAAAGGGAGGAGATGACTCcgatagaggaggaggatgaggagacggAGAAGAAAGATAGCCTAGAGGGCCCTACAGATCGTCAGTACCGTTCCACCAAGGCCTCTCTCTACTCCAACCTATCCCTGTGTCAGCTGAAACTAGGCCAGTGGTCCCGGGCCAGGGGCTGTGCCTCCAG ATCCACGCTGCTGGAGCCCCAAGGGCTGAAGGCCTGGTACCGCCTTGGGCAGGCCAACCTGGAGGCAGGGGAGCTGGAGGAGGCCGACAGGGCCTTCAGGAAACTACAGGAGCTCCAGCCTGACTCTCCCTCCGCCCTGAGAGGActgagagaggtggggaggagggagcgagagacgAATAGCAGACTGGGACAGAGACTCGGCAAGATGTTCAGCtga